The Verrucomicrobiaceae bacterium genome window below encodes:
- a CDS encoding YdeI/OmpD-associated family protein, giving the protein MAREVRSWIQRWEPDLQESIKWHMLCFSGRKLVCALSACKNTSASPFFRGTELRGITQLFSEQEGNLSIQTVRVTDFAKLDAQALKRLLHAAVALDADLTAKPPPTKKRAEWPMPPALAAALKKSPKAAAGFAKLTASCQREYKVWISQAKQPETIARRVKETITALASGRKWSQRKGVSVHGRPASFALPRHGSTMHSPIRTRWQKLGGSSLLLSITVHSAILLVMGLVWMKRDVFREQVDFIPAGRSDDLKHRKRQNAVKTLAKKAPKARLVIAEAKPEHLPAPDDVVLPEPGAGLGSANAASTMNTGASNGLDGFRGSGQGNWLASAPNLFIHDVPPESRLENSAKTAAAQWSRRCRSLEWLKTQQNAGGSWGRSNKGRNDRVGAALLPRPLRDSGFAVLWRQCPLWHALAHRAGGQKPARHARGADHGELSGLRARDRYLRTRRCIRFTVSVAHGCQDCARPLKRGAPHSHEPKRARCLDLRRSRSCLRCAESWRRPLRDRLAIPGAQSCEAQRPEDRRPRPRHRPLLRLPRFQTDEGRWLRQNQP; this is encoded by the coding sequence ATGGCTCGCGAAGTCAGGAGCTGGATTCAACGCTGGGAGCCGGATCTGCAAGAGAGCATCAAATGGCACATGCTCTGTTTCAGCGGGCGAAAGCTCGTCTGTGCTCTCAGCGCCTGCAAAAACACCTCGGCATCACCTTTTTTTCGCGGCACAGAGCTGCGTGGCATCACTCAGCTCTTTAGCGAGCAAGAAGGCAATCTGAGCATCCAAACCGTTCGAGTCACCGATTTCGCAAAACTCGACGCCCAGGCCCTAAAACGCCTTTTGCACGCCGCCGTGGCCCTAGATGCCGATTTGACCGCCAAACCACCGCCCACGAAAAAACGCGCGGAATGGCCCATGCCGCCCGCTTTGGCCGCCGCGCTCAAAAAGAGCCCCAAAGCCGCAGCAGGCTTCGCCAAGCTCACAGCAAGCTGCCAGCGTGAGTACAAAGTCTGGATCAGCCAAGCCAAACAGCCCGAAACCATCGCCCGCCGCGTAAAGGAAACGATCACCGCCCTCGCCTCCGGCCGAAAATGGAGCCAGCGGAAGGGGGTAAGTGTTCACGGCCGACCCGCGAGCTTTGCACTCCCGCGTCATGGGAGTACCATGCACTCCCCTATACGCACACGTTGGCAAAAACTCGGCGGAAGCTCTTTACTCCTCAGCATCACAGTTCATTCCGCCATCCTTCTCGTGATGGGCCTCGTCTGGATGAAGCGAGATGTTTTCCGCGAGCAGGTGGACTTCATCCCCGCAGGCCGCTCGGACGATTTGAAGCATCGAAAGCGGCAAAATGCTGTGAAGACACTCGCCAAGAAAGCTCCCAAAGCACGCCTCGTGATCGCTGAGGCCAAGCCAGAGCATCTTCCAGCACCGGATGATGTCGTTTTGCCAGAACCAGGGGCGGGCCTCGGTTCCGCCAATGCCGCCAGCACCATGAATACCGGTGCATCGAATGGCCTGGATGGCTTTCGTGGCTCCGGCCAGGGGAACTGGTTGGCCAGTGCACCGAATCTTTTCATTCACGATGTTCCACCCGAGTCGCGGCTGGAAAACTCCGCCAAAACGGCGGCAGCCCAGTGGAGCAGGCGGTGTCGCTCTCTCGAGTGGTTGAAGACGCAGCAGAATGCTGGCGGCTCCTGGGGCCGCTCCAACAAAGGCCGCAATGACCGGGTTGGCGCTGCTTTGCTACCTCGGCCGCTGCGAGACTCCGGATTCGCCGTTTTATGGCGACAATGTCCGCTCTGGCATGCTCTGGCTCATCGAGCTGGCGGCCAAAAACCCGCACGGCATGCTCGCGGAGCAGACCACGGCGAACTCAGCGGCTTACGAGCACGGGATCGCTACCTACGCACTCGGAGATGTATTCGTTTTACCGTTTCGGTGGCGCACGGCTGCCAGGACTGCGCGAGACCTTTGAAAAGGGGTGCGCCTCATTCTCACGAGCCAAAACGAGCGCGGTGCCTGGACCTACGGCGGTCGCGATCATGCTTACGGTGCGCAGAGTCATGGCGAAGACCTCTCCGTGACCGGTTGGCAATACCAGGCGCTCAAAGCTGCGAAGCACAGCGGCCTGAAGATCGACGGCCTCGACCGCGCCATCGACCGCTGCTGCGATTACCTCGTTTCCAAACAGACGAAGGAAGGTGGCTTCGGCAAAACCAACCGTGA
- a CDS encoding 23S rRNA (pseudouridine(1915)-N(3))-methyltransferase RlmH, with product MNWRIITVGKPAFSWAREAVETYLKRLQHYTRLDQVILKEGPRASVEQQMLTASENALRIVLDERGEPRRSVDLARWIEKQHLAGTKRVCVLIGGADGHSPELREKADALWRLSDLTLQHEVALIVLLEQIYRAHTILKKEPYHRE from the coding sequence ATGAACTGGCGCATTATCACTGTAGGCAAACCGGCTTTTTCCTGGGCTCGGGAAGCGGTAGAAACCTACTTAAAACGCCTCCAACATTACACTCGGCTTGATCAAGTCATCCTCAAAGAAGGCCCTCGTGCCAGTGTAGAACAACAGATGCTCACCGCATCAGAAAATGCACTGCGCATCGTGCTCGATGAGCGCGGCGAGCCCCGTCGTAGCGTGGATCTAGCGCGTTGGATCGAAAAACAGCATCTCGCTGGAACGAAGCGTGTCTGCGTGCTCATCGGCGGTGCGGATGGACACTCGCCAGAGCTGCGAGAGAAGGCGGATGCTCTCTGGCGACTCTCGGACCTGACGCTTCAGCATGAGGTGGCCTTGATCGTGCTTCTGGAGCAGATTTACCGAGCCCATACCATCCTGAAAAAAGAGCCTTATCACCGAGAATGA
- a CDS encoding ABC transporter permease → MGQIAYLLRDLLHAFIHSVWRLGIVAHQIVSIGYGSQAVVIVTGAFTGAVFTFQTYAKFVDFGVESSVGAIVSVALCRELGPVLAGLMVGGRVGAAMAADIGTMKVTEQVDALRVMGVHPVDFLVLPRFIAMLISMPILVAESITCGLMASYAVAVYGYGVPASWFMSHMVDHTNQWDIVIGMIKGFVFGIIITLVACHQGLRAENGAVGVGMGTTRAVVISSLVMLIVNFFLSILLNYIWPLGNAV, encoded by the coding sequence ATGGGGCAGATCGCGTATCTGCTGCGTGATCTACTCCATGCCTTCATTCACAGCGTATGGCGGCTCGGTATTGTAGCCCATCAGATTGTCTCCATCGGCTACGGCTCGCAGGCTGTCGTCATCGTCACTGGCGCATTCACAGGGGCCGTCTTCACTTTCCAGACCTATGCCAAGTTTGTCGATTTCGGAGTCGAGTCCTCCGTCGGGGCCATCGTCTCCGTCGCACTCTGCCGCGAGCTCGGACCCGTATTGGCCGGATTGATGGTCGGCGGGCGAGTCGGGGCCGCCATGGCCGCTGACATCGGCACCATGAAGGTCACTGAGCAGGTCGATGCCCTCCGCGTCATGGGCGTGCATCCGGTCGATTTCCTCGTGCTGCCGCGCTTTATCGCCATGCTCATCTCCATGCCCATCTTGGTCGCGGAGTCCATCACCTGCGGCCTCATGGCCTCCTATGCTGTCGCCGTCTATGGTTATGGCGTTCCGGCATCCTGGTTCATGAGCCACATGGTCGATCACACGAACCAGTGGGACATCGTCATCGGCATGATCAAAGGGTTCGTCTTTGGCATCATTATCACCCTCGTCGCATGCCATCAGGGGCTGCGGGCGGAAAATGGTGCCGTCGGCGTCGGCATGGGCACCACGCGTGCCGTCGTCATCTCTTCGCTCGTCATGCTGATCGTGAATTTCTTCCTCTCCATCCTGCTGAATTACATCTGGCCGCTCGGCAACGCCGTCTGA
- a CDS encoding MCE family protein, protein MEERDKKTELLVGLFLTVGLLMMSLLILQFGSVRDLFKGSFYLSVSFPDASGIKEASPVVLAGKRIGKVKNKPRHNENFNAVIIDLEIFQGEKIPAESTFTITTAGLMGDAFVDIEPPKHISDKFITETQTVIIVGKEAGGLSNLQSAAEKSANKSAPSSMTTSSLPSVKTSAPP, encoded by the coding sequence ATGGAAGAACGCGACAAAAAAACCGAGCTCCTCGTCGGGCTCTTTCTCACCGTCGGCCTGCTCATGATGAGCCTGCTCATCCTGCAATTCGGCAGCGTGCGTGATCTCTTCAAAGGCAGCTTTTACCTCAGCGTCAGCTTCCCAGACGCCTCCGGCATCAAAGAGGCCAGCCCCGTCGTCCTCGCTGGCAAGCGCATCGGCAAGGTGAAGAACAAGCCCCGCCACAACGAGAACTTCAACGCCGTCATCATCGACCTCGAAATCTTCCAGGGCGAAAAAATCCCCGCCGAGTCCACCTTCACCATCACCACCGCAGGCCTCATGGGCGATGCCTTCGTCGATATCGAGCCACCGAAGCACATCTCCGACAAATTCATCACCGAAACGCAAACCGTCATCATCGTCGGCAAAGAAGCAGGCGGCCTCAGCAACCTACAAAGCGCCGCTGAAAAATCGGCAAACAAGTCAGCTCCTTCATCGATGACGACCTCAAGCCTGCCGTCAGTAAAGACCTCCGCCCCGCCCTAG
- a CDS encoding PAS domain S-box protein: protein MSSSVLKNVIQPKLQTIRIIQPAEENSLQAKPIQSRQESPAPSDTGDDMHAILGAMVENAPVAMAIFDRGMRYMLANRQWLREFGLQHVQPITGRSQYEIFPNLHPGWRQVYERALQGHIVRSEHDADGRRVIYRWEVRPWRRHSDASVGGLMVTCEKFNTGAVPAESDEHDAAAESQEAPKSAAPVQPDPFDCSLAIAAAHLVLDKGIAEGKTTFWDAYNSAADAPRLRQQYAEVCAAHEQDRDAAPQMISTRRNGSGEQRWLVSAVHPSKRQSEGAAQTLFTALCVPESVIPAAKPAPKPEHVLMAAMAPVASPVAPPRELTENLQNLERELSRAKQELRTMLEAERGFVKRESRLRSFLEAAPCGLFVLDERGTPIYQNEQVAKMLGRPIDKETGVEAWLAAACPTAEHREHVAVAWRESVWRRQLTRTVSLATADGLLKEIEFHPVALPGGSLLVSIQDVTEGCRHEEQLRGLEAKFRALLHSDPAAIVLTDKTGVIFEVNPHAELLLGQPKSELRRYPLDAWLEPESAMMRREALRALHGHEALPEPLTVRVKRADGSGEDARMHLALVLDGEGEPHCTLHYFQAPVAVPIEAPMAEKVAETASQVPEAASVLDFAPPPFLAPRADFSTSEVKVPAEPIYVERTIPITETLTVDLLACDANGRITAWSEHARDIFDIDAATATGRPLHLLFRPSDATGFFFALAGQAATPEVEIEHSYFGAQGRGSMPLSVSAREEGGYYLRTRREITRYETVQELVAPAEPVAMPMDTAPRLEPQRSGAMAFQLVAAPSHPWPVADLEREKLMLSETHHRIKNHLQIISSLLNMQINGVSDQHARDALRASQNRVRAIAALHQHLHQVAMGGAVTFSGFVHELVEHLRDCYQTRAEQVEVRLDIEDGDLQPEWHMPLALTLNEALSNSFEHAFPHGRRGCIHATLQYLDGLGELVVRDDGTGLAPGFHPTESQGLGLKILAVFADQMRGQLFIQGAPDGGTEVRLRFPVGRKN, encoded by the coding sequence ATGTCGTCTTCCGTGCTCAAAAACGTCATCCAGCCCAAGCTGCAGACGATCCGTATCATCCAGCCTGCCGAGGAGAATAGCCTCCAAGCCAAGCCCATTCAGTCCCGGCAGGAGTCCCCTGCCCCCTCCGACACGGGCGATGATATGCATGCTATATTGGGAGCCATGGTGGAGAATGCTCCGGTGGCGATGGCCATCTTTGACCGCGGAATGCGCTACATGCTGGCCAATCGGCAGTGGCTGCGAGAATTCGGACTCCAGCATGTGCAGCCGATCACGGGTCGTAGCCAGTATGAGATCTTCCCGAACCTGCACCCCGGATGGCGACAGGTCTATGAAAGAGCTCTCCAAGGCCATATCGTCAGGAGTGAGCACGACGCAGATGGTCGCCGTGTGATTTACCGCTGGGAGGTGCGGCCCTGGCGCAGGCACAGTGATGCCAGCGTGGGTGGACTGATGGTGACTTGTGAGAAATTCAACACCGGAGCCGTGCCCGCAGAAAGTGATGAGCACGATGCAGCGGCAGAAAGTCAGGAGGCACCGAAAAGCGCTGCCCCCGTGCAGCCGGACCCGTTTGATTGCTCACTCGCGATAGCTGCTGCGCATCTGGTGCTCGACAAAGGCATCGCCGAGGGGAAGACGACTTTTTGGGATGCCTACAATTCCGCAGCGGATGCGCCGCGACTGCGCCAGCAGTATGCAGAGGTCTGTGCCGCACATGAGCAGGACCGCGATGCGGCACCGCAGATGATCTCCACACGGAGAAACGGCAGCGGAGAGCAGCGCTGGCTCGTCTCTGCCGTGCATCCATCGAAAAGACAGAGTGAGGGTGCTGCGCAGACGCTTTTTACCGCGCTGTGCGTGCCGGAGTCGGTGATTCCTGCCGCAAAGCCAGCCCCGAAGCCGGAACATGTGCTGATGGCGGCCATGGCACCTGTGGCTAGCCCTGTCGCACCGCCGCGTGAACTGACTGAGAATCTCCAAAACCTGGAGCGGGAGCTCTCCCGTGCGAAGCAGGAGCTGCGCACGATGCTGGAGGCGGAGCGCGGCTTTGTGAAGCGTGAATCTCGTCTGCGGAGCTTCCTAGAGGCTGCTCCTTGTGGGCTCTTTGTGCTCGATGAGCGTGGCACGCCGATTTACCAGAATGAGCAGGTCGCGAAGATGCTAGGACGCCCGATTGATAAGGAGACAGGCGTGGAGGCCTGGCTAGCGGCGGCATGCCCCACGGCAGAGCACCGGGAGCATGTGGCAGTGGCTTGGCGGGAGAGTGTGTGGAGGAGGCAGCTCACGCGCACGGTCTCGCTGGCTACGGCAGACGGCTTGCTCAAGGAGATCGAGTTTCATCCCGTGGCACTGCCAGGTGGCTCGCTGCTGGTCAGTATCCAGGATGTGACGGAGGGCTGCCGTCATGAGGAGCAGCTACGCGGTCTAGAGGCGAAATTCCGAGCGCTACTGCACTCTGATCCAGCGGCGATCGTGCTGACGGACAAAACGGGGGTCATCTTCGAGGTGAATCCGCATGCGGAGTTGCTGCTGGGGCAGCCGAAGTCGGAGCTGCGACGCTATCCGCTGGATGCGTGGCTGGAGCCCGAGAGTGCGATGATGCGGCGTGAGGCGCTGCGGGCTCTGCATGGCCATGAGGCGCTGCCAGAGCCGCTGACCGTGCGTGTGAAGCGTGCCGATGGCAGTGGCGAGGATGCACGGATGCATCTGGCGCTGGTGCTGGATGGAGAGGGCGAGCCACATTGTACGCTGCATTATTTCCAGGCACCTGTTGCGGTGCCCATTGAGGCTCCTATGGCTGAAAAAGTCGCTGAAACGGCCTCCCAGGTGCCTGAAGCAGCCTCGGTGCTCGATTTTGCTCCACCGCCGTTTTTGGCTCCTCGGGCGGATTTTTCGACTTCGGAGGTCAAAGTGCCTGCGGAGCCGATTTATGTCGAAAGGACCATTCCGATCACGGAGACGCTGACGGTCGATTTACTGGCTTGTGATGCGAATGGTCGTATCACGGCCTGGAGCGAGCATGCGCGGGATATTTTCGACATTGATGCCGCGACGGCGACGGGGCGGCCGCTGCATTTGCTGTTCCGACCTTCGGATGCGACGGGCTTTTTCTTTGCGCTGGCTGGCCAGGCTGCGACGCCGGAGGTAGAGATCGAGCACTCGTATTTCGGGGCCCAGGGGCGTGGGAGCATGCCGCTGAGTGTGAGCGCTCGTGAGGAGGGCGGCTACTACCTGCGGACGAGACGTGAGATCACTCGCTACGAAACTGTGCAGGAGCTAGTGGCACCTGCGGAGCCTGTCGCTATGCCGATGGATACCGCGCCGCGCCTGGAGCCACAGCGCAGCGGTGCGATGGCATTCCAGTTGGTGGCTGCGCCGAGCCATCCGTGGCCAGTGGCGGATTTGGAGCGTGAGAAGCTGATGCTCAGCGAGACTCATCACCGCATCAAAAACCACCTCCAGATCATCTCCAGCCTGCTGAACATGCAGATCAATGGGGTGAGCGATCAGCATGCACGGGATGCACTGCGAGCGAGTCAGAACCGCGTCCGCGCCATCGCGGCGCTGCATCAGCATCTGCACCAGGTAGCGATGGGAGGTGCGGTGACGTTCAGCGGCTTTGTCCATGAGCTGGTGGAGCATTTGCGCGACTGTTACCAGACGCGGGCTGAGCAGGTGGAGGTAAGACTCGATATCGAGGATGGCGACCTCCAGCCTGAGTGGCACATGCCGCTGGCTCTGACGCTGAATGAGGCCCTATCGAACAGCTTTGAGCATGCCTTCCCACACGGACGGCGTGGCTGTATCCACGCGACGTTGCAGTACCTCGATGGTCTGGGCGAGCTGGTGGTGCGTGATGATGGCACGGGGCTGGCCCCCGGCTTTCATCCCACGGAGAGCCAGGGACTGGGACTCAAGATCCTGGCCGTTTTCGCCGACCAGATGCGTGGGCAGCTTTTTATCCAAGGTGCGCCGGATGGTGGCACGGAGGTGCGGCTGCGCTTCCCGGTGGGGAGGAAAAATTGA
- a CDS encoding TIGR03663 family protein, protein MFAKPPAPLSLFACAILVLVALGIGAYYRLPSLEERPMHADEAILAVKTLQFQAQGHFEYDPHDFHGPALHYATLLWSKAAGWGSPGTWTDAELRMVSVVAGLLLLVVTLLVTDALTRVGAVCSLLILAVSPMQVFYSRYFIMEMLLVLATALSLAALWRHSQGGGRGWLVVAGVALGVQHATKETFILQVMAALVAWVVATQLFGGFAQKKSGFSLGLRSTAASRPWLWVLVPAVLVSVALYSGGFRDWEAVKNSVLTYQYYWERSDGAGHEKPWWYYLTLLTWFRDGGVRWSEASIVLLALLGIGHGIMGNHTKREPRQAFLVFLGTYALLLIGGYSVLAYKTPWTILNAQYALILLAGYGAAILLRTFQRGWKRHVPRVAFILMLYHLSSQSMLAIHHYCADASNPYVYAHTVKRFPRLLDQVAELEKHGPGEPLPILVIHKDRGWPLPWYWRGNNQIEYRDSIPDTPTTARIVLVAAEQAAAMQAKLTGWHDNSFYTLRPNENLVMYVEPALWQQYSTAKAADPTAP, encoded by the coding sequence ATGTTTGCCAAACCCCCAGCGCCTCTTTCTCTCTTCGCCTGCGCCATCCTGGTGCTGGTGGCGCTGGGTATCGGAGCATATTACCGGCTGCCGAGTCTGGAGGAGAGGCCGATGCATGCGGATGAGGCGATCCTGGCGGTCAAAACACTGCAATTCCAGGCCCAGGGCCACTTTGAGTACGATCCGCACGACTTCCACGGACCAGCGCTGCATTACGCCACATTGCTTTGGTCAAAAGCCGCTGGCTGGGGCTCCCCCGGCACCTGGACGGATGCAGAGCTGCGCATGGTCAGTGTGGTAGCGGGGCTGCTACTGCTGGTGGTCACGCTGCTGGTGACGGATGCACTCACGCGGGTGGGGGCGGTGTGTTCGCTGCTCATCCTCGCGGTGTCACCGATGCAGGTTTTTTACTCACGCTATTTCATCATGGAGATGCTGCTGGTGCTCGCCACTGCGCTGAGCCTAGCGGCACTCTGGCGGCATAGTCAGGGTGGTGGAAGAGGCTGGCTGGTGGTGGCTGGCGTAGCGCTGGGTGTGCAGCACGCGACGAAGGAGACCTTCATCCTCCAAGTGATGGCTGCTCTCGTCGCATGGGTGGTGGCGACGCAGCTCTTTGGTGGCTTTGCTCAGAAAAAAAGCGGCTTCTCGCTGGGACTGCGGAGCACCGCTGCCTCGCGACCATGGCTATGGGTGCTCGTGCCTGCCGTGCTGGTGAGTGTGGCGCTTTATTCAGGCGGATTCCGTGATTGGGAGGCTGTGAAGAACAGCGTGCTGACCTATCAATACTACTGGGAGCGGAGCGATGGCGCAGGGCATGAGAAACCATGGTGGTATTACCTCACGCTGCTCACTTGGTTCCGCGATGGTGGCGTGCGCTGGAGTGAGGCCTCCATCGTGCTGCTCGCGCTCCTCGGCATCGGCCACGGCATCATGGGGAATCACACCAAGCGGGAGCCCCGGCAGGCCTTTCTCGTCTTCCTCGGCACCTATGCCCTTCTCCTGATCGGTGGGTATAGCGTGCTGGCCTACAAGACGCCATGGACCATTCTGAATGCCCAGTATGCTCTCATTTTGCTCGCGGGTTATGGTGCTGCCATCTTGCTACGCACCTTTCAGCGGGGCTGGAAGCGGCATGTGCCCCGTGTGGCCTTCATCCTCATGCTCTACCACCTCAGCAGTCAGAGCATGCTCGCCATCCATCACTACTGCGCGGATGCCAGCAATCCCTACGTCTATGCGCATACGGTGAAGCGCTTCCCCCGCCTGCTCGATCAAGTCGCTGAGCTAGAAAAACACGGCCCTGGTGAGCCACTGCCGATACTGGTCATTCATAAAGACCGAGGCTGGCCGCTGCCGTGGTATTGGCGTGGCAATAACCAGATCGAATACCGCGATAGCATCCCTGATACTCCCACGACTGCTCGCATCGTGCTGGTAGCTGCGGAGCAAGCCGCTGCGATGCAGGCCAAGCTAACGGGCTGGCACGACAACAGCTTCTACACCCTACGCCCAAACGAAAACCTCGTCATGTATGTCGAGCCTGCACTCTGGCAGCAATACAGCACCGCCAAAGCGGCTGATCCCACCGCTCCCTAA
- the ispE gene encoding 4-(cytidine 5'-diphospho)-2-C-methyl-D-erythritol kinase has product MSMTLHSPAKINLSLRVLGKRSDGFHAIETRLVKLAFGDEVKVELCGEEKRDVVFTCSDVTVPADESNLALRALRAFESRTGRERAWRIHLEKRIPHGAGLGGGSSNAATVLHAVNALVGHPLSQTQLLEPGGAARLGCAVFLLESAAADGTGRGEIVVPVAFPHELQVVLIKPPFPIPTPWAYQRWAASKELPEVLYAPQICPWGEMVNDLERPVFEKHHFLPALKNWLLSQGEVRAALMSGSGSTMFAIAQSGVAAGELAEKARAWCGDTCWIQVTRTQSH; this is encoded by the coding sequence ATGTCTATGACCCTCCATTCCCCCGCAAAGATCAATCTGAGCCTGCGTGTGCTGGGGAAGCGCTCGGATGGCTTTCACGCGATCGAGACGCGGCTGGTGAAGCTGGCCTTCGGTGATGAGGTGAAAGTGGAGCTCTGCGGGGAGGAGAAGCGGGATGTGGTCTTCACTTGCTCGGATGTGACGGTGCCAGCGGATGAGTCAAATCTGGCGCTGCGTGCTCTGCGGGCGTTTGAGAGCCGTACTGGCCGCGAGCGGGCATGGCGGATTCACTTGGAGAAGCGCATCCCCCATGGTGCTGGGCTGGGTGGAGGCAGTAGCAATGCGGCGACGGTGCTGCATGCGGTGAATGCGCTGGTCGGGCATCCTTTGTCACAAACTCAGCTTTTGGAGCCTGGCGGCGCAGCTAGGCTCGGATGTGCCGTGTTTTTGCTGGAGAGCGCGGCGGCAGATGGCACGGGGCGTGGAGAGATCGTGGTGCCGGTGGCCTTTCCTCATGAGCTGCAGGTAGTGCTGATCAAGCCGCCTTTCCCGATCCCGACTCCCTGGGCGTATCAGCGCTGGGCGGCATCAAAGGAGCTGCCGGAGGTGCTTTATGCACCGCAGATCTGCCCATGGGGTGAGATGGTGAATGATTTGGAGCGGCCGGTCTTTGAGAAGCATCACTTCCTACCAGCGCTGAAGAATTGGCTACTGAGTCAGGGAGAGGTGCGTGCCGCGCTGATGTCTGGCTCTGGCTCGACGATGTTTGCCATCGCACAGAGCGGAGTGGCTGCGGGCGAGCTCGCGGAGAAGGCCCGTGCCTGGTGTGGGGATACCTGCTGGATACAGGTGACACGGACGCAGTCGCATTAA
- a CDS encoding FAD:protein FMN transferase, with protein sequence MSAASSVHRSTCHAMATTFDIIISLEGHDEAYAASTAQAAHEEIRRLEDELSRFRSSSDIYRLGQLEAGESYRVGMAAWDCLALAKAVHAETDGAFDITIGPLMELFVTASGEPRRVDPAVIEEARQIIGSHRFELDEEQLLVTVHASRMIFDLGALGKGYALDQAADVLQMHGIENAVLNAGDSTILALGAPADSSAWNITLSGGAQKLALTGRAVSGSGFAVKGAHIMNPRLFAPVPIQNRRAYALAPTAALSDALSTAFMIMTPEEIDSLCARLPGIEHIELPQDAA encoded by the coding sequence ATGTCCGCCGCATCCTCCGTCCATCGCTCCACCTGCCACGCGATGGCCACCACCTTTGACATCATCATCTCGCTCGAGGGGCATGATGAAGCCTATGCCGCCAGCACCGCACAGGCCGCACATGAGGAGATCCGCCGTCTGGAGGATGAGTTGAGCCGCTTCCGCTCCAGCAGTGATATCTATCGCCTCGGGCAGCTCGAAGCAGGAGAGAGCTACCGCGTCGGTATGGCCGCGTGGGACTGCCTCGCACTGGCCAAAGCCGTGCACGCTGAGACGGATGGTGCCTTTGACATCACGATCGGGCCGCTGATGGAGCTTTTTGTCACCGCCAGTGGCGAGCCGCGCCGCGTCGATCCAGCCGTCATCGAGGAGGCGCGGCAGATCATCGGCTCACACCGCTTTGAGCTCGATGAGGAGCAGCTCCTCGTCACCGTACATGCCAGTCGCATGATCTTTGACCTCGGAGCACTCGGCAAAGGCTACGCACTCGATCAGGCTGCCGATGTGCTCCAGATGCATGGCATCGAAAACGCCGTCCTCAATGCCGGTGACAGCACCATACTCGCCCTCGGTGCCCCCGCAGACTCCAGTGCTTGGAACATCACTCTCAGCGGCGGAGCACAGAAACTCGCCCTCACGGGTCGTGCCGTCAGCGGCAGTGGATTCGCCGTCAAAGGTGCTCATATCATGAATCCGCGGCTCTTTGCACCTGTGCCCATCCAGAACCGCCGCGCCTACGCCCTCGCCCCCACCGCAGCCCTCAGCGATGCGCTTTCCACCGCCTTCATGATCATGACTCCAGAGGAGATCGACTCCCTCTGCGCCCGGCTCCCTGGCATCGAGCACATCGAGCTGCCACAGGATGCCGCGTGA